A single genomic interval of Babylonia areolata isolate BAREFJ2019XMU chromosome 26, ASM4173473v1, whole genome shotgun sequence harbors:
- the LOC143300336 gene encoding uncharacterized protein LOC143300336, whose product MESENTTSPISATVNDTDLLLQRLSDERALQLLPVFVIFGVIFVLGVLGNCLTVYVYWNKFKATWSRTAIVTLGILDLVSCLVAIPGEAIDLRYSFNYESDVMCRLSRACATFPNVASGIMLTAVAFDRYRLICLPLKSSASRRQAWKSVVTVCAISFMVSWPAAIIYGTMTTETGMGQVTASECSTSDLVKETKFPLAYKLVLAAVFLFAFGAMIVCYFFIGRQIYRQGEFRKTLLNLRDGGKRRNTHSDLETSMVSDADGRGDLSQDHNSSENHHPALAPAPHSSDDKSKGDESTEMREKKLRESHSPCNHHPSSSPSPSHSHPTSPSFSPRSSHHHHHHHHPNRSLSRSPSVLQRIRKRSSVDSRTRKTTLMLCFISIVFVLSFLPHLAVKLVKVMDKDFLRGAGTGRLIVYNLSARSYFLNSFLNVFIYGFCSFRFRKEAKKNGPKRTDNHLRTTRRTLPRGVQLREFSKALETGNWTF is encoded by the exons ATGGAAAGCGAGAACACCACGTCACCCATCTCTGCTACCGTCAATGACACGGACCTCTTGCTGCAGAGGCTGAGTGACGAGAGAGCCTTGCAGCTGCTGCCCGTCTTCGTCATCTTCGGCGTCATCTTCGTCCTCGGGGTCCTGGGCAACTGCCTGACCGTGTACGTCTACTGGAACAAGTTCAAGGCCACCTGGTCAAGGACCGCTATCGTGACCTTGGGTATCCTGGACCTGGTCAGTTGTTTGGTGGCCATTCCTGGAGAGGCGATCGACCTTCGCTACTCGTTCAACTACGAGAGTGATGTCATGTGTAGGCTGTCCCGCGCATGCGCAACCTTCCCGAACGTGGCTTCCGGGATCATGCTGACCGCCGTGGCCTTCGATCGCTACCGCCTCATCTGCCTGCCGCTCAAGTCTTCCGCGTCGCGCCGCCAGGCCTGGAAGAGCGTGGTGACGGTGTGCGCCATTTCTTTCATGGTCTCGTGGCCGGCGGCCATCATCTACGGCACCATGACGACGGAGACGGGCATGGGTCAGGTCACGGCATCGGAGTGCTCCACCAGTGACCTGGTGAAGGAGACCAAGTTCCCGCTGGCCTACAAGCTGGTGCTGGCCGCGGTCTTCCTCTTCGCCTTCGGCGCCATGATCGTCTGCTACTTCTTCATTGGCCGCCAGATCTACCGCCAGGGGGAGTTCCGCAAGACCCTGCTCAACCTGCGGGACGGCGGGAAGCGGAGGAACACGCACAGCGACCTGGAGACCTCCATGGTGTCCGATGCCGACGGGAGGGGGGACCTCTCTCAGGACCACAACAGTTCAGAAAACCACCACCCCGCCCTCGCCCCCGCGCCACACTCCTCCGACGACAAATCAAAAGGCGACGAGTCCACTGAAATGCGGGAGAAGAAACTGAGGGAGTCTCACTCACCCtgcaaccaccacccctcctcctccccatccccatcgCACAGCCACCCCACCTCCCCGAGTTTCTCCCCGCGcagctcccaccaccaccaccatcatcaccacccgaACAGAAGCCTCAGCCGCTCCCCCTCCGTCCTGCAGCGGATCCGGAAGCGGAGCTCCGTGGACTCCCGCACCCGGAAGACCACCCTGATGCTGTGTTTCATCTCCATCGTCTTCGTGCTCAGCTTCCTGCCGCACCTGGCCGTGAAGCTGGTGAAGGTGATGGACAAGGACTTTCTCCGGGGCGCCGGCACTGGGCGCCTCATCGTCTACAACCTCAGCGCCAGGTCCTACTTCCTCAACAGCTTCCTCAACGTCTTCATCTACGGGTTCTGCAGCTTCCGGTTCCGGAAGGAGGCCAAGAAG AATGGACCGAAAAGGACAGACAATCACCTAAGGACCACCAGACGCACCCTGCCCAGAGGAGTCCAGCTGAGGGAGTTCAGCAAGGCTCTTGAAACTGGGAACTGGACATTTTGA